A genomic window from Myxococcota bacterium includes:
- a CDS encoding alpha/beta fold hydrolase: protein MSTLLLTHGYSGSARDWAKLVGPLSGQHEAIVWDILGHGERESPDDPAAYSVERTLGDMAGLLERAGAERAVLVGHSMGGFLSLAFHLAHPERVAGLVLMDTGPGYRKDDARAGWNRRVEERARSFEAKGQRELAHAARGILAQRDGRVIESLPSIRVPVLVIVGEKDEVFLAGSRYMAEKIPGAKLEVIAGAGHSPQETHAAEVLACLTPFLTSV, encoded by the coding sequence TTGAGCACGCTGCTCCTGACCCACGGCTACTCGGGCAGCGCGCGCGACTGGGCGAAGCTGGTGGGACCCCTCTCGGGGCAGCACGAAGCGATCGTCTGGGACATCCTCGGTCACGGCGAGCGCGAGTCACCGGACGATCCGGCCGCGTACTCGGTCGAGCGGACGCTCGGCGACATGGCCGGGCTGCTCGAGCGCGCGGGCGCCGAGCGCGCGGTGCTCGTGGGTCATTCCATGGGCGGCTTTCTCTCGCTCGCCTTCCACCTGGCACATCCGGAGCGCGTGGCCGGGCTCGTGCTGATGGACACGGGCCCGGGCTACCGCAAGGACGACGCGCGCGCCGGCTGGAACCGCAGGGTCGAGGAACGGGCGCGGAGCTTCGAAGCGAAGGGGCAGCGCGAGCTCGCCCACGCCGCGCGCGGGATCCTGGCCCAGCGCGACGGCCGGGTGATCGAGTCACTCCCGTCCATTCGCGTGCCCGTGCTCGTGATCGTGGGCGAGAAGGACGAGGTGTTCCTCGCCGGCTCGCGCTACATGGCCGAGAAGATCCCGGGCGCGAAGCTCGAGGTCATCGCCGGCGCCGGTCACTCGCCGCAGGAGACCCACGCGGCGGAGGTCCTGGCCTGTCTCACGCCCTTTCTCACGAGTGTCTGA